From a region of the Neobacillus niacini genome:
- a CDS encoding ABC transporter substrate-binding protein yields MKKLLFSTLSLVMVFFAGGCGDFDLTDSAESKGNEKITIKIAWWGEKPRHDYTLEVIELFEEKYPTINVEPIYSNWDDYWKRLAPMAAGNQLPDIVQMDMLYLKTYSENYLLEDLTPYVDQNLIKTESISEAILSGGKIDEHLYGFPLGLNAPAIIVDQNLLSSGADNKPNANWTWSDFEKIALHVHKEKGIYGTNGMKSPDVFFSYFLRTKGMNLYNKTGTGLGYEDDQLFIDYFDMQIRLLDKGAFPRADVTEQIKGIEDELLVKQQSAMQWVYSNQYIGFLQATNRQLELLPPPGPGQDAGLSVKPSMLFSMSKSSKHKEAAAQFINFVINDIEANKVIKGERGVPISTKVVQKIEKDLSPAQKKVFDYVNEVKNTNKKVDKADPLGSNEVVKLLQDVSEQILFKKITPAQGAQLFRTEATTILSNNN; encoded by the coding sequence ATGAAAAAACTATTGTTTTCTACTTTATCCCTAGTAATGGTATTTTTCGCTGGTGGGTGTGGAGATTTCGATTTAACAGATTCTGCCGAGAGTAAAGGGAATGAGAAAATAACCATAAAAATTGCCTGGTGGGGAGAAAAACCCCGGCATGACTATACCTTGGAAGTAATTGAATTGTTTGAGGAAAAATATCCAACTATTAATGTAGAACCAATATATTCAAATTGGGATGATTATTGGAAACGATTGGCTCCAATGGCAGCGGGTAATCAACTTCCAGACATTGTCCAAATGGACATGCTTTATCTTAAAACGTACAGTGAGAATTACTTGCTTGAAGATTTAACACCGTATGTTGATCAAAATCTAATTAAGACAGAATCCATAAGTGAAGCTATTCTCTCAGGGGGGAAAATCGATGAACATTTGTATGGTTTTCCTTTAGGATTAAATGCGCCGGCCATCATCGTTGACCAAAATTTACTTTCTTCAGGTGCCGATAATAAGCCAAATGCAAATTGGACATGGAGTGATTTTGAGAAAATAGCTTTACATGTTCATAAAGAAAAAGGTATTTATGGTACAAACGGAATGAAGTCACCAGATGTGTTCTTCTCGTATTTCTTACGTACAAAAGGCATGAATTTATATAATAAAACAGGAACTGGATTAGGGTATGAGGATGATCAATTGTTTATTGATTATTTCGACATGCAAATAAGACTTCTTGATAAAGGTGCCTTCCCTAGAGCGGATGTTACGGAACAAATAAAAGGAATCGAAGATGAGTTGTTAGTCAAACAACAGTCTGCGATGCAATGGGTATATTCCAACCAGTATATCGGCTTTTTACAAGCAACTAACCGGCAGCTTGAGCTTTTGCCTCCTCCGGGACCAGGACAAGATGCGGGACTTTCTGTAAAGCCTAGTATGCTTTTTTCGATGTCAAAAAGTTCAAAGCATAAAGAGGCAGCAGCCCAATTTATAAATTTCGTTATAAATGATATTGAAGCAAATAAAGTCATTAAAGGTGAAAGAGGAGTTCCCATTTCCACGAAGGTTGTGCAGAAAATAGAAAAAGATTTATCTCCTGCTCAGAAAAAGGTATTCGATTACGTAAATGAAGTAAAAAATACAAACAAAAAAGTGGACAAAGCAGATCCTCTGGGCAGTAATGAGGTTGTGAAATTATTACAAGACGTTTCCGAACAAATATTGTTTAAAAAAATAACACCGGCACAAGGAGCACAACTTTTTAGAACGGAAGCAACCACAATTCTCTCAAATAATAACTAA
- a CDS encoding carbohydrate ABC transporter permease: MNTRVIKENIQADITITPVSKRSRIIKENLTGYAFISPFIIGFLAFTFIPILASLYLSFTNYNLFASPTWIGLDNYIQMFTADPRYWKSLKVTLIYVLGGVPLRLAFALLIALMLNTASRAVGLYRSLFYLPSLIGGSVAVAIMWRNVFGDVGIVNILLDVLGIPSVRWFGNPTAALWMLIFLSVWQFGSSMLIFLAGLKGIPKSYYEAASVDGANGIQKFFKITLPMLSPVILFNTVMQTIAAFMTFVPAFIISKGTGGPLDGTLLYSLYLFIQGFEFFNMGYASAMAWIMLIIVGILTAIIFTTSKYWVHYESEGGR, translated from the coding sequence ATGAATACACGTGTGATAAAGGAAAATATACAAGCAGATATCACGATCACCCCTGTCAGCAAGCGCTCCCGTATCATTAAGGAAAACCTGACAGGTTATGCATTTATCAGTCCGTTTATTATCGGATTTCTAGCTTTTACATTCATTCCTATATTAGCATCTTTATATTTATCATTTACAAATTATAATCTATTTGCAAGCCCAACATGGATAGGCTTGGATAACTACATACAAATGTTTACAGCCGACCCCCGCTATTGGAAATCATTAAAAGTTACCCTCATCTATGTATTGGGTGGAGTTCCTTTAAGACTCGCATTTGCATTATTAATTGCCTTAATGTTAAATACTGCATCTAGGGCTGTTGGACTGTACCGCTCATTGTTCTATTTACCTTCTCTGATTGGCGGAAGCGTTGCGGTTGCGATTATGTGGCGTAATGTCTTTGGTGATGTCGGGATTGTTAATATTCTACTTGATGTACTTGGTATCCCGTCTGTTAGATGGTTTGGTAACCCGACTGCGGCATTATGGATGCTTATCTTCTTATCCGTATGGCAATTTGGTTCTTCGATGCTGATCTTCTTAGCTGGATTAAAAGGTATTCCAAAAAGTTATTATGAAGCAGCTAGTGTTGACGGTGCAAACGGGATTCAAAAGTTCTTCAAAATTACGCTGCCAATGCTAAGTCCTGTAATTCTATTCAATACAGTTATGCAAACTATTGCAGCTTTTATGACGTTCGTCCCAGCCTTTATTATTTCAAAGGGTACAGGCGGTCCGTTAGACGGAACTCTACTTTATTCTTTATATCTATTTATACAAGGTTTTGAGTTCTTCAATATGGGTTATGCTTCAGCTATGGCATGGATTATGCTTATTATTGTAGGAATTTTAACAGCGATTATTTTTACTACTTCAAAATATTGGGTTCACTATGAGTCGGAAGGAGGCAGATAA
- a CDS encoding response regulator transcription factor, whose protein sequence is MYKVLLVDDERIITEGMSKVINWESIGTSLIGTARNGIEAFSMIEQQQPDIVISDIKMPGMNGLELVAKVNSVFPEIRFILLSGFSEFDFAKQAMQYGVKHYLLKPCNENSIMDAITEICEDLQQKQIREQFIQNMKGTLDSVLPYAKEQLMKEFITNHYENKDLAYYQKLFNIDLHTPNVRLVLFQLEGNFEFEHMFAIKNIAEHIFDSYILSCMVGETILFLLEDCCSYSVLLSQIEKIKKTFFQYYQIDSTVAISDTGKISTANKLYSEALDCLAYRFYLGEGGVITKKDIAYQNPTEELEFYYDDQTFCRLVKSGSWCDVNAEIETFFNQLIELRLDINITKSYVIQLFNAMIRLCEPKEMNMYLTKLNLLLEIDTIQNLKSFFESVAQEITLTFFNQNNNKHSTIIKKVIETIDKYIGNENLSLHWVANEMLYMNADYLGKLFKKETGEKFSNYITRLRIELAIKMIEKENDVKVFEIAEKIGYGENPQYFSQVFKKHTGFTPSEYKRESLQGL, encoded by the coding sequence ATGTATAAAGTATTGCTAGTTGATGATGAACGAATCATAACCGAAGGGATGTCAAAGGTAATCAATTGGGAGTCGATTGGGACAAGTTTAATTGGGACCGCAAGAAATGGGATTGAGGCATTTAGTATGATTGAACAGCAACAGCCAGACATCGTGATTAGTGATATTAAAATGCCTGGAATGAATGGTCTCGAGCTAGTTGCAAAGGTTAATAGTGTATTTCCTGAGATACGATTTATTTTGTTATCCGGTTTCAGTGAATTCGATTTCGCCAAACAAGCAATGCAATACGGGGTGAAGCATTATCTATTAAAACCTTGTAATGAGAATTCAATTATGGATGCTATAACAGAGATTTGTGAGGATTTGCAACAAAAGCAAATTCGTGAACAATTTATTCAAAATATGAAAGGAACACTAGACAGTGTTCTGCCTTATGCAAAAGAACAGCTGATGAAAGAATTTATAACCAATCATTATGAAAACAAAGATCTAGCGTATTATCAAAAACTTTTTAACATAGATTTACATACACCGAATGTTAGGCTGGTTTTATTTCAACTTGAGGGGAATTTTGAATTTGAGCATATGTTTGCTATAAAAAATATAGCTGAACATATATTTGATTCCTATATTCTTAGTTGCATGGTTGGGGAAACGATATTATTTCTCCTTGAGGATTGTTGCAGCTACTCTGTACTACTCTCTCAAATCGAAAAGATTAAAAAAACATTCTTTCAATATTACCAAATAGATTCAACGGTCGCCATCAGCGATACAGGGAAAATAAGTACCGCGAATAAACTATATAGTGAAGCACTGGACTGTCTAGCTTATCGTTTTTATTTAGGAGAAGGCGGTGTTATTACCAAAAAAGACATTGCCTATCAAAATCCAACAGAGGAATTAGAGTTCTATTACGATGACCAAACCTTCTGCCGATTGGTGAAATCCGGATCCTGGTGTGATGTTAATGCAGAAATAGAGACATTTTTTAATCAGTTAATAGAGTTAAGGCTTGATATCAATATAACCAAGTCTTATGTCATTCAATTATTTAATGCGATGATCCGTTTATGTGAACCTAAAGAGATGAATATGTATTTAACCAAATTAAATCTACTCTTAGAAATAGACACCATTCAAAATTTGAAGTCCTTTTTTGAAAGCGTTGCCCAGGAAATCACCCTAACATTTTTTAATCAAAATAATAATAAACATTCAACGATAATTAAGAAGGTTATCGAGACGATTGACAAGTATATTGGGAATGAAAATTTATCCTTGCATTGGGTTGCAAATGAGATGTTATATATGAATGCCGATTATCTAGGAAAACTTTTTAAGAAAGAAACGGGAGAAAAGTTTTCAAATTATATTACAAGATTAAGAATTGAGTTAGCCATAAAAATGATCGAGAAGGAAAATGATGTAAAGGTATTCGAGATTGCTGAAAAAATTGGTTATGGTGAAAACCCTCAATATTTTAGTCAGGTATTCAAAAAACATACAGGTTTTACTCCATCAGAATATAAAAGAGAATCTTTACAAGGTCTGTAA
- a CDS encoding carbohydrate ABC transporter permease, producing MALKLKSPRWWVYHILVGGFAVLMLYPVIWLLMSSFKPSDTIFVTAKSLIPDPWIWTNFIEGWKGIGGNSFGVFIKNTSILVVITLIGQVISSAVIAFGFARLEFKGKAFWFGIMMVTLMLPHDVVMVPQYIIFSKLDWLNSIKPLAVPAYFGHPFFIFLLVQFIRTIPRELDEAAIIDGCGTFKIFTKIILPLIKPSLATAAIFSFYWTWESLLGPVLYLNSPTKYTVSMALNMFLSNETVSNWGAMFAMSVVTLIPVFVIFFLFQRHVVEGISTSGLKG from the coding sequence ATGGCATTAAAATTAAAATCACCAAGATGGTGGGTCTATCATATACTTGTCGGCGGCTTTGCAGTTTTAATGCTTTACCCAGTTATTTGGCTCCTGATGAGTTCCTTTAAACCTAGTGATACGATTTTTGTTACAGCAAAATCACTGATCCCAGATCCATGGATTTGGACCAACTTTATAGAAGGTTGGAAAGGTATTGGCGGCAATTCATTTGGTGTCTTTATTAAAAATACATCCATCCTAGTTGTTATTACATTAATTGGACAGGTAATCTCATCAGCGGTTATTGCTTTTGGGTTTGCACGTCTAGAGTTTAAAGGAAAAGCATTCTGGTTCGGGATTATGATGGTTACTTTAATGCTTCCGCATGATGTGGTAATGGTACCGCAGTATATCATTTTCTCAAAGCTTGATTGGCTCAACTCTATTAAACCACTTGCTGTTCCAGCTTATTTTGGACATCCGTTCTTTATCTTCCTTTTAGTACAATTTATTCGTACCATCCCAAGGGAACTCGATGAAGCAGCAATCATTGATGGATGTGGCACATTCAAGATATTCACGAAGATTATTTTGCCATTAATTAAACCATCGTTAGCAACAGCGGCTATTTTCTCATTCTATTGGACTTGGGAGTCATTATTAGGGCCGGTTCTTTATCTAAACAGCCCAACAAAGTACACGGTATCAATGGCTTTGAATATGTTCTTGAGTAATGAAACGGTATCGAACTGGGGAGCGATGTTTGCGATGTCAGTTGTTACATTGATTCCTGTATTCGTAATCTTTTTCCTCTTCCAACGCCATGTGGTTGAAGGGATTAGTACCAGCGGATTAAAAGGATAA
- a CDS encoding ABC transporter substrate-binding protein: protein MKKFLVLLFSFVLVFTLAACNSSSSTSSEETKPKKEDKKDEPVTLRIAWWGSQPRHDYTLKIIEMYQEKNPNVKIEAEYAAWDDYWKKLAPQAAANELPDIIQMDLSYFSQYAQNEQIADLTPYLDKQINTKDIADNIINGGKLGDKLYGINAGVNVVGFHHDPAVLAKAGVDSIPENWTWDDYKEIAAKAKAAGVFMDTGMKADVFFNYFLRTQGKSLYSKDGASLGYKDDKLFEDFFNMTSGLVKDKAVPTPDFLAQLKGIEDDPVVTQNAIGIWQWSNQFVGLQQVANRELAIAPMPGPDSEKGLYLKPSMFWSVGNNSEHKEEAAKFIDFMINDIEANKLNLGDRGVPGSSVVKEALKPLLSPAQVQVFDYVDWAEGNSSEFDGPDPVGAGQVIETLDSLAEQMAYGNLSVKDAAKQFRQQAESVLAQNKK, encoded by the coding sequence ATGAAGAAATTTTTAGTGCTATTGTTTTCATTTGTTTTAGTTTTTACATTAGCAGCATGTAACAGCAGCAGTTCAACGAGCAGTGAAGAAACTAAACCTAAAAAAGAAGACAAAAAAGATGAACCAGTAACTCTTCGTATCGCTTGGTGGGGATCTCAGCCACGACATGATTACACACTTAAAATTATTGAAATGTATCAAGAAAAGAATCCAAATGTAAAAATCGAAGCTGAATATGCAGCTTGGGATGACTACTGGAAAAAGCTAGCTCCTCAAGCAGCCGCAAATGAGCTTCCTGATATTATCCAAATGGATTTATCATACTTTTCACAGTATGCACAAAATGAACAAATTGCTGATTTAACTCCTTACTTAGATAAACAAATTAATACAAAAGATATTGCTGACAATATCATCAATGGCGGTAAACTTGGCGATAAACTTTATGGAATTAATGCTGGTGTAAACGTTGTTGGTTTTCATCATGATCCAGCAGTACTTGCAAAAGCTGGTGTAGATTCTATCCCAGAAAATTGGACTTGGGACGATTACAAAGAAATCGCAGCAAAAGCAAAAGCTGCTGGCGTATTTATGGATACAGGAATGAAAGCGGATGTATTTTTCAACTACTTCTTAAGAACACAAGGGAAGTCACTTTATAGCAAAGATGGTGCCTCTCTTGGATATAAAGATGACAAGCTGTTCGAAGATTTCTTCAACATGACATCTGGTTTGGTTAAGGATAAAGCGGTTCCAACACCTGACTTCTTAGCACAGTTAAAAGGAATTGAAGATGATCCTGTTGTTACTCAAAACGCAATTGGTATCTGGCAATGGTCTAACCAGTTTGTCGGGCTTCAACAAGTGGCGAATCGAGAACTTGCTATTGCTCCAATGCCAGGTCCTGACAGTGAAAAAGGTTTATATTTAAAACCAAGTATGTTCTGGTCTGTTGGAAATAATTCAGAACATAAAGAAGAAGCTGCAAAGTTTATTGATTTCATGATCAATGATATCGAAGCGAACAAATTAAATCTTGGTGACCGTGGTGTTCCTGGTTCTTCAGTTGTAAAAGAAGCATTAAAGCCATTACTTTCACCAGCACAAGTCCAAGTATTTGATTATGTTGATTGGGCGGAAGGAAATAGCTCAGAATTCGATGGTCCAGATCCAGTTGGTGCAGGACAAGTGATTGAAACTCTTGATAGTTTAGCTGAACAAATGGCTTATGGAAATCTATCAGTGAAAGACGCTGCAAAACAGTTTAGACAACAAGCTGAAAGTGTCTTAGCACAAAACAAAAAATAA
- a CDS encoding YesL family protein, translated as MDTSGFLGSLNKLLEWISRLAFLNLLWISFSLLGLIIFGFFPATVAMFAVARKWMLGNEEMSIFKTFWTAYKREFLKSNVLGVIIVAIGLILYIDFQFVQHAANSFASFLYVPFFIITLIFISMLFYIIPIFVHYDMKLSQVIKNSFFVMIMNPLSTFYMLIGSFGILFVLSYAPPICLLYSGNLLALFIMKPATNAFDKINQKSQLLFQEQ; from the coding sequence ATGGACACTTCAGGATTTTTAGGCAGTTTAAATAAATTGCTTGAATGGATATCAAGATTAGCATTCTTAAATTTATTATGGATATCATTTTCACTACTAGGTCTCATCATCTTTGGATTTTTTCCTGCAACGGTGGCAATGTTCGCGGTTGCTCGTAAATGGATGCTAGGTAACGAAGAAATGTCTATTTTTAAGACTTTTTGGACTGCATATAAGCGAGAATTTTTAAAGAGTAATGTACTCGGAGTGATTATTGTTGCAATTGGATTGATCTTATACATTGATTTTCAGTTCGTCCAACATGCGGCGAATAGTTTTGCCAGTTTTCTTTATGTACCATTCTTTATCATCACGCTAATTTTTATTTCAATGCTTTTTTATATCATTCCGATTTTTGTGCATTATGATATGAAACTAAGTCAGGTAATAAAAAACTCGTTTTTTGTGATGATTATGAATCCACTTTCAACCTTTTATATGTTGATTGGCAGCTTTGGAATCCTTTTTGTATTATCCTATGCGCCGCCGATTTGTTTATTGTATAGTGGAAACCTATTGGCACTATTTATTATGAAACCAGCGACCAATGCCTTTGATAAAATAAATCAAAAATCACAACTGTTATTTCAAGAGCAGTAA
- a CDS encoding sensor histidine kinase, whose protein sequence is MKRILDRLKMDYHNLQIKYKLFLLVSWIMVISFSFTFFGLQYAFHIYDEQIYSKSSQVLSTSSNSIESELKNLEELSYNILTDSQIQQYLSSISEDSTEYDKFRMRTNMLDRLTSYANKEEYIQSINLVDVNGEEYVVGPKTVKLTPTQKADITKMAMQANGSNVWLNPEKNDLLFSTAREIRQFRNLSFDNLGTIVIYINMDKLVANILEGSRKMDGEFLIVRDSNIIFPKETNSLFKEAAISLDSEKVDSGYQIKKIDKKNYFLVHIKSNYFDWGYLNVIPFNQIFENINKVKTFLVIIFILMFVVVTIFGIRFARNITIPLENLVASMQYVKVGDFKEASRNALKTPIMQDDEVGKLQQNFQTMIQQIDELINENYSKQLTIKETEFKALQAQINPHFLYNTLESINWLAKGNGQTQISRMVEALGFLLRNSISLKQPLITIEEELNVVSNYVIIQKYRFEERLDFHMEVDSDIGGFYIPKLTLQPLVENAIHYALEPKIDPCKISVYSIVEKESIKLIVEDDGPGMESTFIEKLKRGEVKTRGQGVGLSNINDRIKLAYGEKYGIEIESEPNKGTKVIIVLPFDKGENHV, encoded by the coding sequence ATGAAGAGGATACTTGATAGATTAAAGATGGATTATCATAACTTACAAATTAAATATAAACTTTTTCTACTAGTATCTTGGATAATGGTTATATCGTTTTCTTTTACCTTTTTTGGATTACAGTACGCTTTTCATATTTACGATGAGCAGATTTATAGTAAGTCTTCACAGGTTTTAAGTACATCCTCTAATAGTATCGAGAGCGAATTGAAAAACTTAGAGGAACTGTCCTATAATATTTTGACCGATTCCCAAATCCAGCAGTACCTATCATCAATCAGTGAAGACAGTACCGAATACGACAAATTTCGCATGCGTACGAACATGTTGGACAGACTTACAAGCTACGCAAATAAGGAAGAATATATCCAATCTATTAATTTAGTAGATGTAAATGGAGAAGAATATGTAGTCGGACCCAAGACAGTAAAACTTACCCCTACGCAAAAAGCAGATATTACCAAAATGGCCATGCAGGCTAATGGAAGTAATGTTTGGTTAAACCCGGAAAAAAATGACCTTTTATTTTCAACTGCACGCGAAATAAGACAGTTTCGTAATTTAAGCTTCGACAACCTAGGCACGATTGTCATCTATATCAATATGGACAAACTGGTAGCGAACATTTTAGAAGGCTCTAGAAAAATGGATGGTGAATTCTTAATTGTTAGAGATAGTAATATTATCTTTCCAAAAGAAACGAATTCATTATTTAAAGAAGCAGCCATATCTTTAGATTCTGAAAAAGTAGATTCAGGTTATCAAATAAAAAAAATCGATAAAAAGAATTATTTCCTTGTTCACATTAAATCCAACTACTTTGATTGGGGTTACCTAAACGTTATTCCTTTTAATCAGATATTTGAGAATATCAACAAGGTAAAAACATTTTTGGTCATCATATTTATTCTCATGTTTGTTGTTGTAACGATTTTTGGAATTCGATTTGCAAGGAACATCACCATTCCCTTGGAGAATCTTGTAGCTAGCATGCAATATGTAAAGGTGGGAGATTTTAAGGAAGCAAGCAGGAATGCACTTAAAACGCCAATCATGCAGGATGATGAGGTTGGTAAACTTCAGCAAAATTTTCAGACGATGATCCAGCAAATTGATGAACTCATTAATGAAAATTACTCTAAACAGCTAACCATTAAAGAGACAGAGTTTAAGGCGCTGCAGGCTCAAATCAATCCTCATTTTTTATATAATACATTAGAATCTATTAATTGGTTAGCAAAAGGCAATGGGCAGACACAAATTTCTAGAATGGTAGAAGCGCTTGGTTTTTTATTGCGTAATTCAATCAGCTTAAAACAACCACTAATCACGATTGAAGAAGAGCTTAATGTTGTGAGTAATTATGTGATAATTCAGAAATATAGATTCGAAGAAAGATTAGATTTTCACATGGAGGTAGATTCAGATATAGGCGGGTTCTATATTCCGAAGCTAACGTTACAGCCTCTTGTGGAAAATGCCATTCATTATGCCTTAGAGCCGAAGATTGATCCTTGTAAAATTAGTGTTTATTCAATAGTAGAAAAAGAAAGTATTAAACTAATTGTAGAAGATGATGGACCCGGAATGGAGTCAACCTTTATAGAGAAGTTAAAAAGAGGAGAAGTAAAAACAAGAGGACAAGGGGTAGGCTTGTCGAATATTAATGACAGAATTAAACTGGCCTACGGTGAGAAATACGGAATAGAAATTGAAAGCGAGCCTAATAAAGGAACGAAAGTGATCATTGTTTTACCTTTCGATAAGGGGGAGAACCATGTATAA
- a CDS encoding DUF1961 family protein, whose translation MYKQFEKGECLYHNRLSSIGDIEGWKLEGRARINFENNLLYLENDLDPDIYGDDAHWVFWCPIDFPDKIIIEWEFYPVREPGLCMIFFAATGRYGEDLFSTNLPVRNGKYPEYHSGEMNALHLSYFRHKHPDERAFRTCNLRKSHGFHLVAAGADPLPPVEDAIAPYHMRLVKYEGIVQFSINDLPLLEWEDDGVSFGTIYGGGKIGVRQMAPMKAAYANLSVHRAVLRPETKKV comes from the coding sequence ATGTATAAGCAATTTGAAAAAGGGGAGTGTCTTTATCACAATCGGCTTTCGAGTATAGGAGATATCGAAGGCTGGAAATTGGAAGGAAGGGCAAGAATTAATTTTGAAAATAATTTATTATATTTAGAAAACGATTTAGACCCTGATATATATGGGGACGATGCTCACTGGGTATTTTGGTGTCCAATTGATTTTCCAGATAAAATTATCATTGAATGGGAATTTTATCCAGTCAGAGAACCGGGGCTTTGTATGATATTTTTTGCAGCAACCGGCAGGTATGGAGAGGATCTTTTTTCCACTAATTTGCCAGTAAGAAACGGGAAATACCCTGAGTATCATTCAGGTGAAATGAATGCCCTGCATTTATCTTACTTTAGGCATAAGCATCCAGATGAACGGGCTTTTCGTACATGTAATTTGCGCAAAAGCCATGGATTTCATCTAGTTGCAGCTGGTGCAGATCCCTTGCCGCCAGTTGAGGATGCAATCGCCCCTTATCATATGAGACTTGTAAAATATGAGGGGATTGTTCAGTTTTCGATTAATGATTTACCGTTACTGGAATGGGAAGATGATGGAGTCAGCTTTGGAACGATTTATGGCGGCGGAAAAATCGGCGTGCGGCAGATGGCGCCTATGAAAGCAGCCTATGCAAATTTATCTGTACACAGAGCTGTTTTAAGACCAGAAACGAAAAAAGTATAA
- a CDS encoding YesL family protein: MQMNGAIGGFYRLCDWIMKLAYINILWISFSLLGLIVFGLFPATTAMFVIVRKILMDKDEIPILKTFWESYKSEFFKSNLLGLILTITGYILYIDIFFLRNTTGFINLLYYPSLMLALGFVLTLFYVFPTLVHFDLRILQVIKCAFVIMLMNPLSTVLMVIGSFAVYLLMTTIPGLIPIFSGSILSFVIMWASFIAFSRIKKLQNAS; the protein is encoded by the coding sequence ATGCAGATGAACGGGGCCATAGGTGGATTTTACAGACTTTGTGATTGGATTATGAAATTAGCATACATTAATATCTTATGGATTTCGTTTTCATTGCTGGGTTTAATCGTATTTGGTTTGTTTCCAGCTACAACCGCTATGTTTGTAATCGTTAGGAAAATACTTATGGATAAGGATGAAATTCCAATCTTAAAGACTTTTTGGGAATCTTATAAAAGCGAATTTTTCAAAAGTAATCTCCTAGGGCTTATTCTTACCATTACAGGCTACATCTTATATATTGATATCTTCTTTTTAAGAAATACGACCGGATTTATTAATCTATTGTATTACCCATCCCTGATGCTTGCTTTAGGCTTTGTCTTAACATTATTTTATGTTTTTCCTACGTTAGTTCATTTTGATCTAAGGATCCTGCAAGTTATCAAATGTGCTTTCGTGATCATGCTAATGAACCCATTATCGACAGTATTGATGGTGATTGGAAGCTTTGCAGTCTATCTTTTGATGACAACGATACCTGGATTAATTCCAATATTCAGTGGAAGTATCTTATCATTCGTAATAATGTGGGCATCTTTTATTGCTTTTTCAAGAATAAAGAAACTACAAAATGCTTCTTAA